The following are encoded in a window of Trichocoleus desertorum ATA4-8-CV12 genomic DNA:
- a CDS encoding DUF1822 family protein encodes MTSTHTPLLTVPLSRDAHAWAEKFAAEQINPHHGKRVYLNTLAVYAVHTYLRWIRIATDLSQGDSWQLHLQAVLDVADLVIPNVGKLECRPILPEAAVCHLPPETLDQRVGYVGVQFQPQLDAVQLVGFIPAIAPSPSPPTQLSLTDLQPLANLAAHLHQLPSTQAISTPTPVNLGQWLQNTCEAGWQTLEVLFGDDLRPVFNFRGDRFTPAILSAETSLEPPKGVRRGKLIELGGQPTAYVAALVVGVTPLPDMSDSKHEVLLQVHPTREQRFLPPNLQLIVLDATNQPVLDASGTPLAVHSHQTDNFIQLLLRGKTGEQFHVRLVLGEVSVTEKFVI; translated from the coding sequence ATGACCAGCACTCACACTCCACTCCTCACTGTTCCCCTCAGCCGTGATGCCCATGCTTGGGCTGAGAAATTTGCCGCTGAGCAAATCAATCCGCATCACGGTAAGCGCGTTTATCTCAATACCTTGGCGGTCTATGCCGTTCACACCTATCTCCGCTGGATTCGCATTGCCACAGATCTCAGCCAAGGAGATAGCTGGCAGCTCCATTTGCAAGCAGTGTTAGATGTCGCTGATCTAGTCATTCCTAACGTAGGGAAACTAGAGTGCCGCCCCATCTTGCCGGAAGCCGCAGTTTGCCACTTACCCCCAGAAACTTTAGACCAGCGCGTTGGCTATGTCGGGGTGCAATTTCAGCCACAACTAGATGCTGTGCAGTTGGTTGGTTTTATCCCCGCGATCGCGCCCTCACCTTCTCCTCCTACCCAACTGTCGCTCACCGATCTCCAGCCTCTCGCCAACTTAGCAGCCCACCTACATCAACTCCCCAGCACCCAAGCAATTTCTACCCCAACACCCGTGAATTTAGGTCAATGGCTACAGAACACCTGTGAGGCGGGTTGGCAAACTTTGGAAGTTTTGTTTGGTGATGATCTGCGCCCAGTCTTCAACTTTAGGGGCGATCGCTTTACACCTGCGATTCTCTCTGCTGAAACTAGCCTAGAGCCACCCAAGGGTGTCCGACGAGGGAAGTTAATTGAGTTAGGGGGACAACCCACTGCTTATGTTGCCGCCTTAGTCGTGGGAGTTACCCCTCTACCAGACATGTCTGACAGCAAACATGAAGTGCTCCTGCAAGTTCATCCGACTCGCGAGCAGCGTTTCCTCCCCCCAAATCTGCAACTTATTGTGTTGGATGCAACAAATCAGCCCGTTTTAGATGCTAGTGGCACTCCCCTAGCAGTTCACAGTCATCAAACCGATAACTTCATCCAGCTACTACTCAGAGGCAAGACAGGCGAACAATTCCATGTCAGATTAGTCCTAGGAGAGGTCAGCGTCACCGAAAAGTTCGTGATTTGA
- a CDS encoding cadherin-like domain-containing protein, whose amino-acid sequence MTATLQKSPSASPSLSTPVTSREIVFVDPAVIDYPDLVAGVRSGVEVVVLEAMADGVEQISHVLAQRQNLTAVHVVSHGSPGRVQLGTSELSLETIDRYSWELQAWAEAFTNNAELLIYGCEVAQGERGQALVAQLGKLTGTKIAASTTKTGNTDLGGDWELQINQEVATKLAFISTVLEQYEGMLNSEPVQYNLNLGTDSSHPSNFTDVNGTLYFRAYNSANGSELWKIDPTTGNLSVVDVNTQDLGSSPSSLTNVNGTLYFNAYNSANGYELWKLDPTTGNPVRLEIEAGSGSSYPENLTNVNGTLYFRAYNSANGYELWKLDPTTGNPVRLEIEAGSGSSYPENLTNVNGTLYFRATNSANGNELWKIDPTTSNPVRVTDIEAGSGSSAPSSLTNVNGTLYFRAYNSANGYELWKIDPTTSNPVRLEIEAGSGSSYPENLTNVNGTLYFRAYNSANGSELWKIDPTTGNPVRLEIEAGSGSSAPSSLTNVNGTLYFRAYNSANGSELWKIDPTTGNPVRLEIEAGSGSSAPSSLTNVNGTLYFSAYNSANGYELWKIDPTTSNPVRVTDIEAGSGSSAPSSLTNVNGTLYFRARNSANGNELWKINSQTNLPELVVDLNPGAGSSNLTILGFENGNLYLSADNGANGPELWVLDVTNDAPVLSSVGKLGNEDTPIAFTSGDFITAFADADGDSLTKIKITTLPTNGVLNLGDSLVTLSQEIAVSALDTLSFVPASNFNGTVSFSWNGFDGTTYAANPTTVTLAIAPVNDVPVVSGAIANQAATEDATFSFTIPGNAFSDIDAGDTLTYSATLENGNPLPSWLVFNAATQTFSGTPLNEDVGNLSIKVTATDSVGAFANSTFELAIANTNDAPTGSVTESLVSGTEDTAYTISKAQLLAGFTDIDGDALSITDFATSNGNFVENEDGSFTITGANNYNGAVSVTYKVSDGSFSADASNSFTLAPVNDAPTGSATAILATGTEDNPYTITTSELLQGFSDVDGDILSISDLTATNGNLVNNNDGTYSFTPAANFNGTVNLSYDVIDSNGGSVAATQSFTVDAVNDVPTGTASTNLINGTEDTSYTISAVDLLQGFSDVDGDVLSVADLVATNGTLINNNDGTYSFTPAANFNGTVNLTYNVVDGNGGSVAATQSFTVDAVNDVPTGTASANLSAGTEDTTYTINAADLLSGFSDVDGDILSVVDLVAANGTLVDNNNGTYTFTPAVNFNGTVNLTYNVVDGNGGSVAAAQSFTVDAVNDVPVGTASAALINGTEDTAYTINAADLLQGFSDVDGDTLAVADLVATDGTLINNNDGTYSFTPAANYNGSVNLSYNVIDGNGGTIAVAQSITIAAVNDAPVVNQAIAAQNTLEDSPFTFTIPADTFSDVDGDALTYTARLATGEVLPTWLSFDGTTLSGTPTNDEVGNLNIQVTASDGELSVSNLFNLAIANTNDAPTASNDNLITNEDVPLVISAATLIGNDVDVDLGDILSVTTTTQPGKGALVDNGNGTYTYTPNANYNGGDSFAYTIRDRDGATSTATVNLTINAVNDNPDAINDIVTARQSTAKTILAADLLANDGGIEGDVLSLTQVQNAQNGTVALDSNGNVVFTANANVATASFEYTLSDGKGGTDIAFVSVLVGMVDDGGNGQDTMNGTAGDDVLNGGNGDDILRGFTGDDKLLGGNGIDNLQGGEGKDWLYGGRGNDLLNGGLGRDTFVLISQNGTDTIQDFTDGEDQIGLAEGLTFGQLTVSSSNGSTLIAKNGGEVLAILSGVNSSLITQSDFISVV is encoded by the coding sequence ATGACCGCTACTTTGCAAAAATCTCCATCTGCTTCTCCCAGCCTCAGCACTCCAGTCACTAGCCGCGAAATTGTCTTTGTTGATCCAGCCGTAATCGATTACCCAGATTTAGTCGCAGGGGTGCGATCGGGGGTTGAGGTCGTTGTGCTAGAGGCAATGGCAGATGGGGTCGAGCAAATTAGTCACGTTTTAGCCCAACGCCAAAATCTAACCGCTGTGCATGTGGTATCTCACGGCTCACCGGGACGAGTGCAACTGGGTACCAGTGAACTAAGCCTCGAAACCATCGATCGCTACTCCTGGGAACTGCAAGCCTGGGCCGAAGCCTTCACTAATAACGCAGAGTTACTGATTTACGGCTGTGAAGTAGCCCAGGGCGAAAGGGGACAGGCTCTTGTAGCCCAACTGGGCAAGCTTACCGGAACCAAAATTGCTGCGTCAACCACCAAAACGGGTAATACCGATCTAGGCGGAGACTGGGAGTTACAGATTAATCAGGAAGTAGCCACTAAGCTAGCTTTTATTTCAACAGTACTTGAGCAATATGAGGGTATGTTGAACTCAGAGCCTGTGCAATACAACCTCAACTTAGGCACCGATAGTTCTCACCCCAGCAACTTTACAGATGTCAACGGCACGCTCTACTTCCGTGCCTATAACAGCGCCAATGGCTCTGAGCTGTGGAAGATTGACCCCACTACGGGTAATTTATCTGTAGTGGATGTTAATACCCAAGATTTGGGTTCTTCTCCCTCCTCTCTGACCAACGTCAACGGCACGCTCTACTTCAATGCCTATAACAGCGCCAATGGTTATGAGCTGTGGAAGCTTGACCCGACTACGGGTAATCCAGTGCGCCTCGAGATTGAAGCGGGCTCTGGCAGTTCCTATCCTGAAAATCTGACCAACGTCAACGGCACGCTCTACTTCCGTGCCTATAACAGCGCCAATGGTTATGAGCTGTGGAAGCTTGACCCGACTACGGGTAATCCAGTGCGCCTCGAGATTGAAGCGGGCTCTGGCAGTTCCTATCCTGAAAATCTGACCAACGTCAACGGCACGCTCTACTTCCGTGCCACCAACAGCGCCAATGGCAATGAGCTGTGGAAGATTGACCCCACTACGAGTAATCCAGTGCGTGTCACTGATATTGAAGCGGGCTCTGGCAGTTCTGCTCCCTCCTCTCTGACCAACGTCAACGGCACGCTCTACTTCCGTGCCTATAACAGCGCCAATGGTTATGAGCTGTGGAAGATTGACCCCACTACGAGTAATCCAGTGCGCCTCGAGATTGAAGCGGGCTCTGGCAGTTCCTATCCTGAAAATCTGACCAACGTCAACGGCACGCTCTACTTCCGTGCCTATAACAGCGCCAATGGCTCTGAGCTGTGGAAGATTGACCCGACTACGGGTAATCCAGTGCGCCTCGAGATTGAAGCGGGCTCTGGCAGTTCTGCTCCCTCCTCTCTGACCAACGTCAACGGCACGCTCTACTTCCGTGCCTATAACAGCGCCAATGGCTCTGAGCTGTGGAAGATTGACCCGACTACGGGTAATCCAGTGCGCCTCGAGATTGAAGCGGGCTCTGGCAGTTCTGCTCCCTCCTCTCTGACCAACGTCAACGGCACGCTCTACTTCAGTGCCTATAACAGCGCCAATGGTTATGAGCTGTGGAAGATTGACCCCACTACGAGTAATCCAGTGCGTGTCACTGATATTGAAGCGGGCTCTGGCAGTTCTGCTCCCTCCTCTCTGACCAACGTCAACGGCACCCTCTACTTCCGTGCCCGAAACAGTGCCAATGGCAATGAGCTGTGGAAGATTAATTCACAAACAAATTTGCCCGAACTCGTCGTTGACCTCAACCCTGGCGCAGGTAGTTCCAACCTAACCATTCTCGGCTTTGAGAACGGCAATTTGTATCTCTCCGCAGATAACGGAGCGAATGGCCCAGAGCTTTGGGTGTTAGATGTCACTAATGACGCCCCTGTTCTTAGCAGTGTAGGTAAGTTAGGCAACGAAGATACTCCCATTGCTTTCACAAGTGGCGACTTTATAACTGCTTTCGCCGATGCTGATGGTGATAGCCTAACCAAAATTAAAATTACTACTCTCCCGACTAACGGCGTTCTTAACTTAGGTGATAGCCTTGTCACCCTTAGTCAGGAAATTGCTGTTTCCGCTCTCGACACACTCAGCTTTGTTCCTGCCAGCAACTTCAATGGCACTGTCAGCTTTAGTTGGAATGGTTTTGATGGCACAACCTATGCCGCAAACCCCACAACCGTCACCCTCGCGATCGCTCCCGTCAACGATGTCCCGGTTGTAAGTGGTGCGATCGCTAATCAAGCTGCAACCGAAGACGCTACCTTTAGCTTCACTATTCCTGGTAATGCCTTTAGTGATATTGATGCAGGAGACACCCTTACCTACAGCGCCACTCTAGAAAACGGTAATCCACTGCCCAGTTGGTTAGTTTTCAATGCTGCTACTCAGACCTTCAGCGGTACTCCTTTGAATGAAGATGTCGGTAATCTCAGCATTAAAGTCACTGCCACTGATTCAGTTGGCGCGTTTGCTAATAGTACCTTTGAGCTAGCGATCGCCAACACCAACGATGCACCCACCGGTTCTGTAACTGAATCTCTAGTTTCCGGTACAGAAGACACGGCTTACACCATCAGCAAAGCACAACTCCTGGCTGGCTTCACTGATATTGATGGCGATGCACTGTCTATCACCGACTTTGCCACCAGCAACGGCAACTTTGTGGAGAACGAGGACGGTAGCTTCACCATCACTGGGGCAAACAATTACAACGGTGCAGTGAGTGTAACCTACAAAGTCAGCGATGGCTCCTTCTCGGCTGATGCCTCCAACAGCTTCACCCTAGCTCCCGTCAACGATGCTCCAACTGGTTCTGCTACTGCAATATTGGCAACGGGGACAGAAGACAATCCTTATACCATTACTACTTCTGAACTACTTCAAGGCTTCAGCGATGTGGATGGTGACATTCTCTCTATTTCTGACCTCACTGCTACTAACGGCAACTTGGTCAATAACAATGATGGTACTTATAGCTTCACGCCTGCTGCCAACTTCAACGGCACAGTCAACCTCAGCTATGACGTAATCGATAGTAATGGAGGTTCTGTTGCAGCGACTCAGTCGTTCACAGTGGATGCAGTCAACGATGTACCCACAGGAACTGCATCGACGAACTTAATCAACGGAACTGAAGACACAAGCTACACCATCAGTGCTGTTGACTTGCTGCAAGGTTTTAGTGATGTCGATGGAGATGTCCTTTCTGTTGCTGACCTGGTTGCTACCAATGGCACTCTAATCAATAACAATGATGGTACTTATAGCTTCACGCCTGCTGCCAACTTCAACGGTACAGTCAACCTCACCTATAACGTCGTAGATGGAAATGGCGGCAGCGTTGCAGCCACTCAATCTTTCACAGTGGATGCTGTTAACGATGTACCCACAGGAACCGCGTCAGCAAACTTGAGTGCAGGCACAGAAGATACGACCTACACTATTAACGCTGCTGATTTACTATCAGGATTCAGTGATGTAGATGGTGATATTCTCTCTGTTGTAGATCTAGTTGCGGCTAACGGAACCTTAGTTGACAACAATAATGGCACCTATACCTTCACTCCTGCTGTTAACTTCAACGGTACAGTCAACCTCACTTATAACGTTGTTGATGGCAACGGTGGTTCTGTTGCAGCGGCTCAATCTTTCACAGTGGATGCTGTTAACGATGTACCTGTAGGAACCGCGTCAGCAGCCCTAATCAACGGAACGGAAGATACCGCCTACACCATTAATGCTGCTGATTTACTCCAAGGTTTCAGCGATGTCGATGGAGACACTCTCGCTGTTGCTGACTTGGTTGCCACCGATGGCACTCTAATCAATAACAATGATGGTACTTATAGCTTCACTCCTGCTGCTAACTACAACGGCAGCGTCAACCTCAGCTATAACGTCATTGATGGTAATGGGGGCACCATCGCGGTAGCTCAATCTATCACGATCGCCGCTGTTAATGATGCTCCGGTGGTGAATCAGGCGATCGCGGCTCAGAATACACTTGAAGACAGCCCCTTCACCTTTACCATTCCAGCCGATACCTTCAGTGATGTGGATGGAGATGCGCTCACCTATACGGCAAGGCTAGCGACTGGGGAGGTGCTGCCAACCTGGCTCAGCTTTGATGGCACCACCTTGAGCGGTACACCCACCAATGACGAGGTTGGCAACCTCAACATTCAAGTTACAGCTTCTGACGGTGAGCTTTCAGTTAGCAACCTGTTCAATTTAGCGATCGCTAACACCAACGATGCTCCCACTGCTAGCAACGATAACTTGATTACCAATGAAGATGTACCGTTGGTAATCAGTGCAGCAACTCTTATAGGTAACGATGTTGACGTAGATTTGGGCGATATCCTTAGTGTTACCACAACCACACAACCAGGAAAAGGAGCGTTGGTTGACAATGGCAATGGCACCTATACCTACACCCCCAACGCTAACTACAACGGCGGAGATAGCTTCGCTTACACGATTCGCGATCGCGATGGCGCAACCAGTACTGCCACGGTCAATCTCACGATTAATGCTGTGAATGATAACCCAGATGCCATCAATGACATCGTCACTGCTCGCCAAAGCACAGCTAAAACTATCCTGGCGGCTGACTTACTCGCTAACGATGGTGGCATTGAAGGAGATGTCCTCAGCCTGACTCAGGTTCAGAATGCCCAGAATGGTACAGTTGCCCTCGATAGTAACGGCAATGTCGTCTTCACAGCGAATGCCAACGTCGCAACTGCCAGCTTTGAATATACTCTCAGCGATGGTAAGGGCGGAACTGATATCGCATTTGTGAGTGTATTAGTTGGCATGGTTGACGATGGCGGCAACGGCCAAGATACCATGAACGGTACCGCTGGAGATGATGTGCTCAACGGCGGCAATGGTGATGATATCTTACGAGGTTTTACTGGGGACGATAAGTTATTGGGTGGCAATGGTATAGATAACTTACAAGGTGGAGAGGGGAAAGACTGGCTGTATGGCGGACGCGGTAATGACCTGCTGAACGGTGGTTTAGGACGTGATACCTTTGTGCTAATCTCCCAAAATGGTACAGACACCATTCAGGACTTCACGGATGGCGAAGACCAAATTGGTTTAGCTGAAGGGTTAACCTTCGGGCAACTGACGGTTAGCTCCAGCAACGGCAGTACGCTCATTGCTAAGAACGGTGGAGAAGTGCTAGCAATCTTGTCAGGAGTCAACTCTAGTCTGATTACCCAATCCGACTTTATCTCTGTCGTCTAA
- a CDS encoding actin-binding WH2 domain-containing protein: MGHVGGHQVGGHVGGYFGILMQLLRDRPGFMEEINRGIKLERKIIALLVSSSILFTVYGAVIGSFTGGLQILASAVKLPALYLITLVICLPTLYFFNILFGSNRSFAQHFALLLASVSLISLLLCSFAPITLFFRLSVLDYQFFKLLNVVIFAITGLIGVNAFYQSMKQPPELESQADDKTRQKILQLWLVLYGFVGSQMGWILRPFFGAPNKNFELFRNLEGNIYSHVLDTMKHVFGF; encoded by the coding sequence ATGGGTCACGTTGGGGGTCATCAGGTTGGGGGACATGTTGGAGGCTACTTTGGCATCCTAATGCAGCTCTTACGCGATCGCCCAGGATTTATGGAGGAAATTAATCGAGGAATTAAACTAGAACGAAAAATTATTGCGTTGCTAGTTAGCAGCTCGATTCTATTTACAGTTTATGGAGCCGTGATTGGTTCCTTTACAGGTGGATTACAAATTTTGGCTTCTGCTGTGAAGTTGCCAGCGTTGTACTTGATTACTTTAGTAATTTGCCTGCCCACGTTGTATTTCTTCAATATCCTGTTTGGTTCTAATCGTAGCTTCGCTCAACATTTTGCTTTGTTATTGGCGTCTGTTTCACTGATCAGCTTGCTACTGTGTAGTTTTGCACCCATTACTCTCTTTTTCCGGCTATCGGTTCTGGACTACCAGTTCTTTAAACTCCTCAATGTAGTAATTTTCGCGATCACTGGCTTGATTGGGGTGAATGCTTTCTATCAATCCATGAAACAACCTCCAGAGCTGGAGAGTCAGGCAGATGATAAAACCCGACAAAAAATCTTGCAACTTTGGCTGGTGCTCTATGGCTTTGTCGGTAGCCAAATGGGATGGATCTTACGACCCTTCTTCGGCGCACCCAACAAGAATTTTGAACTGTTTCGGAATTTGGAAGGCAACATTTACTCCCATGTTCTAGACACCATGAAACACGTTTTCGGATTCTGA
- a CDS encoding TIGR02921 family PEP-CTERM protein: MKSFLHAIFHTVFWVWNIAFLVIVCAGLWPTIAPELPKELSRDPLVPEVLLTLASLIAVSTICTVVGLRKFRAQPPQLMRLFFGVEVPLLLLCLLRLFIWQRLNPASTLILGTAIVGVIAFYLELLYGYARQNRAIASIQVVAHAFLIGLSVYAGLVILSYSVPATPALVLWFFTFEWVKPLINSSNWEYWWARAGAILLGFSAFLFLLFPFELGSSYIRSGHRVLKAFAEQYGQKQALQIAIASLTAWIVIFVSCQQQPQIQAFKLLATPPETDRDRQDLVAKSNVIRAGLLNAYLADYRYLGYSENSYYITESFLPGPIAEFWREANNRLFSPFLYQGSYNDRERAEKLYAQFFDTPIEKAEAKTIRPILRIAEAPWRRSPEASLLAIDQENVWLRSQQLKVTEKGDWADVELYEVYQNETPQQQEIRYAFTLPETAVLTGVWLGDTANLNQRFVFQVSPRGAAEQVYTEQVRRSVDPALLEQVGPQQYRLRAFPIPPKTLPGEAVPRDRPTEMHLWLTYKVMRHPQGWALPQLTEKRNVFWNRKTQRLYNGQSPLLNQTDWLPAFLPASSQTPPSLHQVELGDYQISVKPITLKDYTSLQNKRFAVVVDSSYSMSAHAKELSQAIQWLKQHGFADNSLANNDADLYITGAANAKPQRIDDIRQFNPAKMTFYGTLQPTQMLRQYARLQGDTAYDGVLLLTDGGSYELGKNQQKAIATLSAPLWMVHLGELPIAYDDTILKIIQANGGGKASDIPAALQRQATQAALGPEVVTVADGYAWFVEQPVASPVAPPTASPDTSPSESDQAKPSSNQPPRFTPKNSDAFAPLAARQLILALSKDMVNPQLAQLDTVHAIAKQLKIVSPYSSMIVLVNDQQREALRQAELDKNRFDRVGDNNSPEDMASTPEPGVVIGIAAIALLLISRRQRRRLAMR; the protein is encoded by the coding sequence ATGAAAAGTTTTCTACATGCTATATTCCATACCGTCTTTTGGGTCTGGAACATTGCTTTTTTGGTTATTGTTTGTGCTGGCTTATGGCCTACGATCGCCCCTGAACTGCCTAAGGAGCTGTCCAGAGACCCTTTAGTTCCAGAAGTATTGTTGACTCTGGCTAGTTTAATCGCCGTTTCTACAATTTGTACGGTTGTAGGTCTCCGGAAATTCCGTGCTCAACCACCACAGTTAATGCGCCTGTTTTTTGGCGTGGAAGTACCGCTCCTACTACTTTGTCTGCTGCGGCTATTTATCTGGCAACGGCTGAATCCTGCTAGCACCTTAATTCTTGGGACTGCAATTGTTGGTGTTATCGCTTTTTACCTAGAACTGCTTTATGGATATGCCAGACAGAATCGAGCGATCGCCAGCATACAAGTAGTTGCTCATGCTTTTTTGATTGGCTTAAGCGTCTACGCTGGACTTGTCATATTGTCTTACAGCGTCCCTGCAACTCCTGCACTTGTCCTTTGGTTTTTCACCTTTGAATGGGTAAAACCTCTAATAAATTCCTCGAATTGGGAATATTGGTGGGCACGAGCAGGTGCCATTCTCCTGGGGTTTAGCGCCTTTTTGTTTCTCCTCTTTCCCTTTGAGCTGGGCAGTTCCTATATCCGCTCTGGGCATCGCGTTCTCAAAGCTTTTGCGGAACAATACGGTCAAAAACAGGCACTACAAATCGCGATCGCAAGTTTAACCGCTTGGATAGTGATATTTGTCTCCTGTCAGCAACAGCCACAAATCCAAGCCTTTAAATTACTGGCAACACCCCCTGAAACCGATCGCGATCGCCAAGACCTTGTTGCCAAGTCAAATGTCATTCGGGCAGGTTTGCTCAATGCTTATTTGGCAGACTACCGTTATCTCGGTTATTCAGAGAACAGTTACTACATTACTGAATCATTTCTACCAGGACCTATCGCTGAGTTTTGGCGAGAGGCTAACAATCGTCTCTTCTCACCATTTTTGTATCAAGGCTCTTACAACGATCGCGAGAGAGCTGAGAAACTCTATGCTCAATTCTTTGATACGCCGATTGAGAAAGCAGAGGCCAAGACGATTCGACCCATCCTCAGAATTGCCGAGGCTCCTTGGCGGCGATCGCCAGAAGCCAGCTTGTTAGCGATTGATCAAGAGAATGTTTGGCTGCGATCGCAACAGCTAAAAGTCACCGAGAAGGGGGATTGGGCTGATGTTGAGCTATATGAGGTTTACCAAAATGAAACACCGCAACAGCAGGAGATTCGCTATGCCTTTACATTGCCAGAAACCGCTGTATTGACTGGGGTTTGGCTGGGAGATACTGCTAACCTCAACCAGCGCTTTGTGTTTCAGGTCTCCCCACGCGGAGCTGCTGAGCAGGTTTACACCGAACAAGTGAGACGCAGCGTTGACCCAGCCTTGTTAGAACAGGTAGGACCGCAGCAATACCGCTTACGAGCCTTTCCCATTCCTCCTAAAACATTACCTGGAGAAGCAGTACCCCGCGATCGCCCCACTGAGATGCACCTGTGGCTGACCTACAAAGTAATGCGGCACCCTCAAGGCTGGGCACTACCCCAACTCACTGAGAAACGCAATGTCTTTTGGAACCGCAAAACCCAGCGTCTCTACAATGGGCAGTCACCTCTGTTAAATCAAACGGATTGGCTACCAGCTTTTCTGCCAGCAAGCAGTCAAACTCCACCCAGTTTGCATCAAGTGGAGTTGGGAGATTATCAGATTTCTGTTAAACCAATCACTCTCAAAGACTACACATCTCTGCAAAATAAACGGTTTGCTGTTGTAGTAGATAGCTCCTACAGTATGTCAGCCCATGCCAAAGAACTGAGTCAGGCAATCCAGTGGCTAAAACAACATGGATTCGCTGACAATAGCCTCGCCAATAATGATGCAGATCTCTATATCACTGGAGCTGCCAATGCTAAACCCCAACGCATTGATGATATTCGTCAGTTCAATCCAGCCAAAATGACCTTCTACGGCACCTTGCAACCAACCCAGATGTTGCGACAATACGCCCGCTTACAAGGTGACACTGCTTATGATGGTGTCTTGTTGTTAACGGATGGTGGTAGCTACGAACTAGGCAAAAATCAGCAAAAGGCGATCGCGACTCTCTCTGCTCCTTTATGGATGGTTCATTTGGGAGAACTGCCGATCGCGTATGATGACACCATCCTAAAAATTATCCAGGCCAATGGTGGTGGTAAGGCTTCTGATATTCCCGCAGCCTTACAACGCCAAGCAACTCAAGCGGCTTTAGGGCCAGAAGTTGTCACAGTGGCAGATGGCTATGCCTGGTTTGTTGAGCAACCCGTTGCATCCCCAGTTGCACCTCCAACTGCATCTCCAGACACTTCTCCTTCAGAAAGTGATCAGGCTAAGCCTTCGAGTAATCAACCTCCACGTTTTACTCCTAAAAATTCAGATGCCTTCGCTCCTCTAGCCGCACGACAGCTCATTTTGGCTTTAAGCAAAGATATGGTAAACCCCCAACTTGCTCAGCTAGACACAGTTCATGCGATCGCGAAACAACTGAAAATCGTTAGCCCTTATTCCTCCATGATCGTACTGGTCAATGATCAACAGAGAGAAGCCCTGCGCCAAGCTGAGCTAGATAAAAACCGCTTCGATCGCGTGGGTGACAATAACAGCCCAGAGGATATGGCAAGTACCCCAGAGCCAGGAGTGGTGATTGGCATAGCCGCGATCGCCCTACTGCTGATCAGTCGCCGTCAACGTCGTCGGTTGGCAATGCGATAG